The Asticcacaulis excentricus genome has a segment encoding these proteins:
- the guaD gene encoding guanine deaminase, with product MTTPRSFKGTFFHAPVCGGIEVLRDTLIRCDAEGRILEVLRSDAPTYAEALSEDRAAGRLETLPEGTYALPGFCDLHIHAPQWPQLGKALDVPLEVWLQKHTFPLEARYADLSFARRAYEGLVDDLLSNGTTTALYFATQHQDATRLLADICLTKGQRALIGKVAMDNPEQCPDFYVESTDAALRGTEAFIDHVRSLNSDRIKPVVTPRFIASCTDAALEGLGDIARRCGCHVQTHCSESDWEHNYVLDRHGREDTDSLDRFGLLTRHTVLAHANFISDANMQTIRERGAGVAHCPLSNYYFSNAVFPLKRALEKGVRVGLGTDISGGPSSSIYDNMRWAVASSRALHDGVDARLHWDNRGIRDSQIDWRTAFYLATKGGAEALDLPVGSFEPGRYFDAQLIDPQAANGTIRLMDDLDSDADVLQKIVYTASKANIARVWVAAERVVDRCKDSGVS from the coding sequence ATGACCACACCCCGTTCTTTCAAAGGCACCTTCTTCCACGCCCCCGTCTGCGGCGGCATTGAGGTCCTGCGCGATACCCTGATCCGCTGCGATGCGGAGGGCCGTATCCTTGAGGTCCTGCGCTCCGACGCGCCGACCTATGCCGAAGCCCTGTCCGAAGACCGCGCCGCCGGGCGGCTGGAAACCCTACCAGAGGGCACCTACGCCTTGCCGGGCTTTTGCGACCTGCACATCCACGCCCCGCAGTGGCCGCAACTGGGCAAGGCGCTGGACGTGCCGCTGGAGGTCTGGCTGCAAAAGCATACCTTCCCGCTGGAAGCGCGCTATGCCGACCTGTCATTCGCGCGCCGCGCTTACGAAGGGCTGGTGGACGACCTCCTGTCGAACGGCACCACCACGGCGCTCTATTTCGCCACCCAGCATCAGGACGCTACGCGCCTTCTGGCCGACATCTGTCTGACCAAGGGCCAGCGCGCCCTGATCGGCAAGGTGGCGATGGACAATCCGGAGCAATGCCCGGACTTCTACGTCGAATCCACCGACGCCGCCCTGCGTGGCACCGAAGCCTTTATCGACCATGTGCGCAGCCTCAACAGCGACCGTATCAAGCCGGTGGTCACGCCGCGCTTTATCGCCTCGTGTACCGATGCGGCGCTGGAAGGGCTGGGCGACATCGCCCGTCGCTGCGGCTGCCACGTTCAGACCCACTGCTCCGAAAGCGACTGGGAACACAATTACGTCCTTGATCGCCACGGCCGCGAAGATACCGACAGTCTGGACCGTTTCGGCCTGTTGACGCGGCATACGGTGCTGGCCCACGCCAACTTCATCTCCGACGCCAATATGCAGACCATCCGTGAACGCGGCGCCGGCGTCGCCCATTGCCCCCTGTCCAACTACTACTTCTCCAACGCCGTCTTCCCGCTCAAACGCGCGCTGGAAAAAGGCGTGCGCGTGGGCCTCGGCACCGATATTTCGGGTGGGCCGTCGTCCTCGATCTACGACAATATGCGCTGGGCCGTCGCCTCGTCCCGCGCCCTGCACGACGGCGTCGATGCGCGCCTGCACTGGGATAACCGCGGCATCCGCGACAGCCAGATCGACTGGCGCACCGCCTTCTACCTCGCCACTAAAGGCGGGGCCGAAGCGCTGGACCTGCCCGTCGGCAGCTTTGAGCCCGGTCGCTATTTCGACGCGCAACTGATTGATCCGCAGGCCGCGAACGGGACCATCCGCCTGATGGACGACCTCGATAGTGACGCCGATGTGCTGCAAAAAATCGTCTATACGGCCTCAAAAGCCAATATCGCGCGCGTCTGGGTTGCGGCTGAGCGCGTTGTGGATCGGTGTAAGGATTCCGGGGTCAGTTGA
- the xdhB gene encoding xanthine dehydrogenase molybdopterin binding subunit has translation MAEHGHPPQIHTPRVHTSLAHDSAPLHVSGTALYADDVAEPAGMLHLAFGRAPHAHAKIVSLDLSAVRTAPGVVAVFTAADIPGDNNVAPVAKDDRLLAADEVVFMGQPVFLVAATSAKAARMAAKLGRIDYEPLPALLTIAEAKAAHSLIEASQVMRRGDMAELAAAPHRIQGGLEIGGQDHFYLEGQISVATPMEQGGVHLLCSTQHPSEVQHLVAHLLGVTSADVTVEVRRMGGGFGGKETQASLFAAAAALVAAKTGRPAKYRADRDEDMQITGKRHDFTADYDVAFDDEGRIRALRLELASRCGCSTDLSPAINDRAMFHADNCYFLEHIEIVSHRYRTHTVSNTAFRGFGGPQGMLAIERVMDAIALHLGRDPLSVRQTNFYGPERNLTPYQMAVTDFVADTLVEELKTAADYEARKAEIDAFNASHPYLRRGIACTPVKFGISFTTSHLNQAGALVHAYVDGSIALNHGGTEMGQGLNTKVAQIVADVFGLGLERIRITSTRTDKVPNTSATAASSGTDLNGWAAWNAANTIRERLAELMAARNGVAADSVVFKGGVVRAGNEVLGFAEVCRLAHFNRISLSATGFYATPKIHYDRKTHTGRPFLYFAYGAAVSEVVLDTFTGEHKVLRADILHDVGRSINPALDLGQIEGAYVQGQGWLTFEELVYDTKGRLLTHAPSTYKIPCASDRPAVMNIHLWRAGDNREPTIHRSKAVGEPPFMLANSVFSALTYAVAAATGDPRPTLDAPATPERILRAVKGSGL, from the coding sequence ATGGCTGAGCACGGTCACCCTCCCCAAATTCATACCCCAAGGGTCCATACGTCTCTGGCCCACGACAGCGCCCCCCTGCACGTCAGCGGCACCGCCCTCTATGCCGATGATGTGGCCGAACCGGCGGGGATGCTGCATCTGGCCTTCGGACGCGCTCCGCACGCCCACGCGAAGATCGTAAGTCTGGACCTCAGCGCCGTGCGCACCGCGCCGGGTGTGGTCGCCGTCTTCACCGCCGCCGACATCCCCGGCGACAACAATGTCGCGCCGGTGGCCAAGGATGACCGTCTGCTGGCCGCCGACGAGGTGGTGTTTATGGGGCAGCCGGTGTTTCTGGTTGCCGCCACCTCGGCCAAGGCGGCGCGTATGGCGGCCAAGCTGGGTCGCATCGACTACGAGCCCTTGCCCGCCCTATTGACCATTGCCGAGGCCAAGGCCGCCCACAGCCTGATCGAGGCGTCGCAGGTGATGCGGCGCGGCGATATGGCAGAGCTTGCGGCCGCACCGCATCGGATCCAAGGCGGGCTAGAGATCGGCGGGCAGGATCACTTCTACCTCGAAGGGCAGATCAGCGTTGCCACGCCGATGGAGCAGGGCGGGGTGCACCTTTTGTGTTCGACGCAGCATCCGTCCGAGGTGCAGCATCTGGTGGCGCATCTTCTGGGCGTCACCTCCGCCGATGTGACGGTTGAGGTGCGGCGCATGGGCGGCGGCTTTGGCGGCAAGGAAACCCAGGCATCGCTGTTTGCGGCGGCGGCGGCTTTGGTGGCGGCCAAAACCGGTCGCCCGGCCAAGTATCGCGCCGACCGCGACGAGGATATGCAGATCACCGGCAAACGGCACGATTTCACCGCCGACTACGACGTGGCCTTTGATGACGAGGGGCGTATCCGGGCGCTGCGGCTGGAGCTGGCTTCGCGCTGCGGCTGTTCGACCGACCTGTCGCCGGCGATCAATGACCGGGCCATGTTCCACGCCGATAACTGCTATTTCCTTGAACATATTGAGATCGTCTCGCATCGCTACCGCACCCATACCGTTTCCAATACCGCCTTTCGCGGCTTTGGCGGACCGCAGGGGATGCTGGCCATCGAGCGGGTGATGGACGCCATTGCCCTGCATCTGGGGCGTGATCCGCTGAGCGTGCGCCAGACCAACTTCTACGGCCCTGAGCGCAATCTAACGCCGTATCAGATGGCGGTGACAGATTTCGTCGCTGATACCCTCGTTGAGGAGTTGAAAACCGCCGCCGATTACGAGGCGCGCAAGGCCGAGATCGACGCCTTCAATGCGTCGCATCCCTATCTGCGGCGTGGCATTGCCTGTACGCCGGTAAAGTTCGGCATCTCCTTTACCACCAGCCACCTCAATCAGGCCGGGGCCCTGGTTCACGCCTATGTCGATGGCTCGATTGCGCTCAATCACGGCGGCACCGAGATGGGACAGGGGCTGAATACCAAGGTGGCGCAGATCGTCGCCGACGTCTTCGGTCTGGGGCTGGAACGCATCCGCATCACGTCAACGCGCACGGACAAGGTGCCCAATACCTCGGCCACGGCGGCCTCCTCAGGGACGGACCTCAACGGCTGGGCGGCGTGGAACGCGGCCAATACCATCCGCGAACGGCTGGCCGAACTGATGGCTGCACGCAACGGCGTGGCGGCAGACAGCGTGGTGTTTAAAGGCGGCGTGGTGCGCGCGGGCAACGAGGTGCTGGGCTTTGCCGAGGTCTGTCGATTAGCGCACTTTAACCGGATTTCGCTGTCGGCGACGGGCTTTTACGCCACGCCGAAAATCCATTACGACCGCAAGACGCACACCGGTCGGCCCTTCCTCTACTTCGCCTATGGGGCCGCGGTGTCGGAGGTGGTCCTCGACACCTTTACCGGTGAGCATAAGGTGCTGCGCGCCGATATCCTGCACGATGTCGGGCGCTCCATCAATCCGGCGCTCGATCTGGGTCAGATTGAGGGCGCCTATGTGCAGGGGCAGGGCTGGCTGACCTTTGAGGAACTGGTTTATGACACCAAAGGGCGGCTCCTGACGCACGCCCCTTCGACCTATAAGATCCCCTGCGCCTCTGACCGGCCGGCCGTGATGAATATCCATCTGTGGCGGGCGGGCGACAACCGCGAACCGACCATCCATCGCTCCAAGGCCGTAGGCGAGCCGCCCTTCATGCTGGCCAACAGCGTGTTTTCGGCCCTGACCTATGCGGTGGCGGCGGCAACCGGTGACCCGCGCCCGACGCTTGATGCTCCGGCGACTCCGGAACGTATCCTGCGGGCGGTAAAGGGGAGTGGGCTGTGA
- the xdhC gene encoding xanthine dehydrogenase accessory protein XdhC, with protein MNWVVKALYLLDKEPLAMVSLLAVEGSTPREAGTRMLVTAKAIYGTVGGGNLEFQCIDQARLALKHPSGTWRIQDYPLGVLLGQCCGGRVRVMIEHLDPAEADWLEAVRGLDSFTLRSDLHADGVRRRLSEEVPNVSARGPVPVVGDHLIERLGQPLMPVLMFGAGHVGIAIARVLKGLPFHLRWCDDRTDVPPGVLIGDALTLCAEAETGTGLTLILTHDHALDYELTKAALRSPARFIGLIGSATKRARFFSRLRKDGFAEDQIARITCPIGLPGITGKAPEVIAVAVAAQLLQITDKIRTLTEDTRHDQTLPVA; from the coding sequence GTGAACTGGGTCGTCAAAGCCCTTTATCTGTTGGATAAAGAACCGCTGGCCATGGTCTCGCTGCTGGCCGTCGAAGGCTCGACGCCGCGCGAGGCCGGGACGCGGATGCTGGTCACCGCCAAGGCCATCTACGGCACGGTTGGCGGCGGCAATCTGGAGTTTCAGTGCATTGATCAGGCGCGGCTGGCCCTGAAACACCCATCCGGCACCTGGCGCATTCAGGACTATCCGCTGGGGGTGCTGCTGGGGCAATGTTGCGGCGGTCGCGTGCGGGTAATGATCGAGCACCTCGACCCGGCGGAGGCGGACTGGCTGGAGGCCGTGCGCGGCCTTGATAGCTTTACCTTGCGCAGCGATCTGCACGCCGATGGGGTCCGCCGTCGCCTGAGCGAAGAGGTGCCCAATGTGTCAGCGCGCGGTCCGGTGCCGGTGGTCGGGGATCATCTGATTGAGCGCCTTGGTCAACCGTTGATGCCTGTGCTGATGTTTGGCGCGGGCCATGTCGGCATCGCCATCGCGCGCGTGCTGAAGGGCCTGCCGTTTCACCTGCGCTGGTGCGATGACCGCACCGATGTGCCGCCAGGCGTGCTTATTGGCGATGCCCTGACCCTGTGCGCGGAGGCCGAGACTGGGACCGGCCTGACCCTGATCCTGACCCACGACCACGCGCTCGATTATGAGCTGACCAAGGCGGCGCTGCGGTCGCCCGCGCGGTTTATCGGCCTGATCGGCTCAGCCACCAAGCGCGCGCGCTTCTTCAGCCGTTTGCGCAAGGATGGCTTTGCCGAAGACCAGATCGCGCGTATCACCTGCCCCATCGGTTTGCCCGGCATTACGGGCAAGGCCCCGGAGGTGATCGCGGTTGCCGTCGCCGCGCAGTTGCTTCAAATTACAGATAAAATCCGCACCCTGACCGAGGATACCCGTCATGACCAAACCCTTCCCGTCGCTTGA
- a CDS encoding adenosine deaminase, translating into MTKPFPSLDAFIAGLPKAELHLHIEGSLEPELMFALAQRNKIALPFKSVEEVRAAYEFSNLQDFLDIYYQGANVLRTEDDFHDLAKAYFDRAHADSVRHAEIFFDPQTHTDRGIPMSVVMDGLTSGMKAAEAEYGLTSKLILCFLRHLDEDAAFATLKAAEPFLDRLTGVGLDSSEVGHPPSKFARVFEAAGALGLKKVAHAGEEGPPEYVHEALDILKVDRIDHGNRSLEDAHLTSRLARLGMTLTVCPLSNLKLCVVNDMAQHPIRTMLNKGLRATLNSDDPAYFGGYVNDNYRAVAASGLVDRDDLITLARNSFLGSFLSDAEVFKHLDAIDTYTS; encoded by the coding sequence ATGACCAAACCCTTCCCGTCGCTTGACGCCTTTATCGCCGGTCTGCCCAAGGCCGAACTGCACCTCCACATCGAAGGCTCGCTGGAGCCGGAGCTGATGTTCGCGCTGGCGCAACGCAACAAGATCGCCCTGCCGTTCAAATCGGTCGAAGAGGTGCGCGCGGCCTACGAATTTTCCAACCTTCAGGACTTCCTCGACATCTACTATCAGGGGGCCAATGTCCTGCGCACCGAAGACGACTTCCACGACCTCGCCAAGGCCTATTTCGACCGCGCCCACGCCGACAGCGTGCGCCACGCTGAAATCTTCTTCGATCCGCAAACCCATACCGACCGCGGTATCCCGATGTCGGTCGTGATGGACGGCCTGACGTCGGGCATGAAGGCGGCCGAAGCCGAATACGGCCTGACCTCCAAACTGATCCTGTGCTTCCTGCGCCACCTCGATGAGGACGCGGCCTTTGCCACCTTAAAGGCCGCCGAGCCGTTTCTCGACCGCCTGACCGGGGTGGGGCTCGACTCGTCCGAAGTCGGCCACCCCCCGTCGAAATTCGCCCGCGTGTTTGAGGCCGCCGGTGCTTTGGGCCTCAAAAAAGTCGCCCATGCCGGCGAGGAGGGGCCGCCCGAATACGTCCACGAAGCGTTGGATATCCTCAAGGTGGACCGTATCGACCACGGCAACCGCTCGCTGGAAGACGCGCATCTGACTTCGCGGCTGGCGCGTCTGGGCATGACGCTGACCGTCTGCCCGTTGTCGAACCTCAAACTGTGTGTGGTCAACGACATGGCGCAGCACCCCATCCGCACCATGCTGAACAAGGGCCTGCGCGCCACGCTCAATTCCGACGATCCGGCCTATTTCGGCGGCTATGTGAACGACAACTACCGCGCCGTGGCGGCGTCGGGGCTGGTCGATCGCGACGACCTGATCACCCTGGCGCGCAATTCGTTTCTGGGGTCCTTCCTCAGCGATGCGGAGGTATTTAAGCACCTAGATGCCATCGACACGTACACAAGTTAA